The genomic segment CAGTGAAGTCGACCCCGATGGTGTTTTGCTGCTTCTCCATGAATATGCCAGACTTGAAGCTCTGGACCACACAGGTCTTCCCCACATCTGAGTCCCCGACCaggatgattttaaaaagaaagtcgAAAGAGTCCTCAATCTCCAGCCCTGCAGACTGCATGGTGAAGGGAGgaatatatacacaaaaaacacactgagaCTGGCCTCTATGCAACAGAACTGGTTCCTTCCAAGTTGTTTCAATAATAACTGAGACTATTTACAGAAACAGCAGTCACATCCTTGTCAGAAAAAGGGGCAAATCAGGTTTATACCAGCTGTAGTATAACAGTTGATGTGGTTCCAGCTGAATATGTGTAATCCACATGTAAAGTTGTCCCAGTCATATAAAACACTCAAAATTATGAATAGTCTCACTCTTAAATCCAGTTTTTATTCCAACAGCTTGCTTCTTCTGTAATGTTTAACCTCCTTCACAGGCTCTACtcagcaaacaacacaaaacaactcCAAAATCAACTTAATTATCCCATAGTAGATTCAAATTTCTTCTTTCGTGGACAAGTAAAAGTCCAAAAGTTGTGTTTCTTCATCCTGTACCCATTTCCATGTCTACGTTACACTATCAGCCACCGTCTTGACTTAAACACAAATGTAGTCTGTACTGCTGCCCTTTAGactgtcactctctctccccccacTTTCATTCTGGGACAATTATAGACACAGCTCCTACCTGTCTTGGTAGGTGTGCTCTCCAACTGCCAGCCCACCTGCACCACTGCATCTTGGGATATGGATTTTCTATTTAGGCTCTGTAATAGGACAGAATACCAGGAAGAGGCAGAAATAAACACCattgtataatataataatatgtagGGTGATAGggttagatagatagatgttgAGCTGGTTTTATAACTAACTGGATAAGATTTTACCAAGTTAGTAGTACATAAAGAGCCAAAGTGCTGGAGGCTGACTTTGAACAGAACCTTGTGTCTTTATGAACACAGGTTTTGCTAATAAGGCTCAGTGTGCAAATAGCCCTGAGCAAACAGCTTAAACCACTCCTGCAATTGACAGAATGTAAACACTTAAAGTCTTTGTCTTAACAGCTGTCCTTTGGACcccagaatgttttttttttacattcaaaaaatGCCCTACATGCCTTCACTTATAAGCCCCCTCACTGACTACTGTCAACTAACACATACCACAGCAGTCAACTACAGAAAGGGGTCAAGCGTAGAATAAgcatcaacaaaacacaacagacaaATTGTAAGGATGTAGTTAAATCTACATAAAGTGTAATTGAAAGAATTTTACCTCAGGCTGCATGCATTGATATCACAGTGAGATGTTAACACAGAATGAGCATACTGCTCTGAATCTGaatcagcctctctctctccaccccctCACTTGTTTCTGTCGTCATCTCAGCCCACAGAAGAACAAGGCACAGCTGGACACAGaacaatgtgtgagtgtgacgGGCACTTGACCAAGTGGGGTCTATCTTTGGCTGTGACCACCAACCACCTTCTTTCTGTTGTGTGGTTAATGCCTtgttaaatgcaataaaatatggTTTTGTTGGCCATGGTTTTGTTGACTTAGTGATGGCATAAATAAGACAAGGACAAGAGGGAAAAAGAACTTCGATTATGCCTCTTTTATCCAAATAGCAAATTGATTCAATTTACAGGATAATACAAAATAGATTCCCGACATTTAAATGTCTATCCATAACAACGTTTATGCTAGACATTGTTACGGTATGAAAGCTGATTTAAGTATCAGAACAAATTATAAACATGTTTGTAAAATCATGTAAAAATTCTAATTGCTGAACATTCCTAAACATTCATACATCCTTACAAACAAACTAATTTGAGCTACTGCATTATTACAAAATCGCTCCAGtgaacaacaaaatataataaaccaaaatataGATACGGTAGCATGTCTTAATTACCACAGCCATATTAGAGAACAGAAATACTTCTGTGATTCAGCAGAGTCTCAGTGCAGGAGCTGTGGTGGTGTGGATGAGTCGTGATGAAATCATATTTGAGCCGTAACTAGGCTACCGTCTCACAGTCATAGACGTGTGTCATCTCCTCTGCAGCAACTGTCCTGCACTCGCAGAGTTTCTCAGTCTAAAAGCAGTGCTGGAGCTTTGTTGGCAGTTTCGTTGTTTGTGAGGTTTCTTTCCAGACGTCTTATTCAGTGATGTTTCTGAAGGAGGGACGTGAATCGGCTTCCAGGGGATCGGATTGTAGAAGCTGGGTGATGGGTAGGATTTGTCGTAGGGACCTGGAAGAAATCAAACCAATACAATGCTGATACATAACAAATATCAGCAAGGCAAATTAAACTAATACTAGCTACAGTCACATTGAATttgaaacaacataaaaataattatattgcTACTGTTCCTGGATGACAAATTGCATGAAATAGATTTAGTCAATTATATGGTGTCAGTTAATCCAAAAACGATAAAGCATAGTTAATAATTCCCAGATGACTGAAATGACCTTACTTGTTGGGTAGCAAGGTGATTTGGGACTCGCTCTGCTTTTATCATTGGCTTTTGCCAGCCATTTCTTAAACTTCTCCTCTGCCCTCTTGCGGCGCTCTTTCTCCTGCTCCCCTCTCAGGGCAGCCTCCTCCTGTCAAGAAAAAAGGATCTATCAGAATCTGACCATTTTCACTCGTcaataataacataacatttcactttttttcattaaaagtaactttaaataaataataactttaaaaaatccacattactttctccttcttttccatgtttattttttcttggtTCTTCTTCTGCAGCCAGTCTTTGTATTTTTGCTGAGCTTTCTGTTCAATCTCCCTCTGTTTTTCCTGCTGCCTCAGTATCGCCTCCTCCTCTTTGCTATGTTTTAGAAGTTGCTTGTGCTTCTCCTTGGAttgcaacaagaaaacaaataacagaCATGTCAGCATTGGAGAGTGTGACATTACTGTGTAATTAAACAAAATCCTGACAAATTACAGTCCATCTGCTATGGTGCTTTGTGTGGTTTTACTGAGTTTAAAGTAGCAGTTGTCTACCtgttcttttttcatctttagCCATTCTTTGATCTTCTCCTCCATGACAATCTTTTTCTGTTCCCGCTcccttttttcttgttcttttttttccttcagtaaCCGCTCCTAATTcaaaagatataaaatattctACTCAGACATTCAGACATGATGGAATAATAAAGTAGAACTATGTTTTGGATTAAGAATAGTTTAGAAATAAGGGGGAAAACTATGACTAGCCttattgaaacacacacaaaaaaaaaacaaaggaaagtaAGCACTACTGTAGTTATACATtgatattataataattaactGTGGCTTGCCTCCTCTGATTTCTTTTCCAATTTGAGACGGT from the Siniperca chuatsi isolate FFG_IHB_CAS linkage group LG4, ASM2008510v1, whole genome shotgun sequence genome contains:
- the ccdc34 gene encoding coiled-coil domain-containing protein 34 isoform X2 gives rise to the protein MSGRRMPNCPASASKGFSSTPVKTSQGKDFHTSKGLDDGVLSDDEDTFSLLSPIYHDSFDSDEDLEPSPAQQTSPRQSNSRLSVSPVRCELPRTPSEQMVNAAVKPAFSPTLSAWEMWLVNKAKEDRLKLEKKSEEEKHKQLLKHSKEEEAILRQQEKQREIEQKAQQKYKDWLQKKNQEKINMEKKEKEEAALRGEQEKERRKRAEEKFKKWLAKANDKSRASPKSPCYPTSPYDKSYPSPSFYNPIPWKPIHVPPSETSLNKTSGKKPHKQRNCQQSSSTAFRLRNSASAGQLLQRR
- the ccdc34 gene encoding coiled-coil domain-containing protein 34 isoform X1, translated to MSGRRMPNCPASASKGFSSTPVKTSQGKDFHTSKGLDDGVLSDDEDTFSLLSPIYHDSFDSDEDLEPSPAQQTSPRQSNSRLSVSPVRCELPRTPSEQMVNAAVKPAFSPTLSAWEMWLVNKAKEDRLKLEKKSEEERLLKEKKEQEKREREQKKIVMEEKIKEWLKMKKEQEKHKQLLKHSKEEEAILRQQEKQREIEQKAQQKYKDWLQKKNQEKINMEKKEKEEAALRGEQEKERRKRAEEKFKKWLAKANDKSRASPKSPCYPTSPYDKSYPSPSFYNPIPWKPIHVPPSETSLNKTSGKKPHKQRNCQQSSSTAFRLRNSASAGQLLQRR